The Bartonella australis AUST/NH1 genome contains the following window.
CAGAAGCCGATTCCTCAACAGCCTCTTTCTGTGGCTCTTCGAAATTGACAAATACCGATAGCTGATCCTGAAGAATACGCGCAGCGAAAGCGACGGCATCTTCGCCATTGACGGCACCATTCGTTTCAATCGTCAATATCAACTTATCATAGTCCAGAACCTGCCCTTCACGTGTATTTTCTACTTTATAAGACACTTTACGAACTGGCGAAAAAAGACTGTCAACTGGGATAAGACCTATCGGTGCATCATCGATGCAATTACGATCAGATGGAACGTACCCCTTCCCTGTATTAACAATAAACTCCATACGAATTTCTGCGTCTTCATCAAGCGTGCAAATAACATGCTCCGGATTAAGAATTTCCATATCCCCGATAATATTTATATCCTTGGCCTTAACAACACCAGGCCCTTCTTTATAAACGACGATACGCTTAGGCCCTTCCTCTTCCATACGAATAGCTATTTCTTTTATATTCAAAATAATATCCGTAACATCTTCCCGAACCCCCGGGATTGAAGAGAATTCATGTAATACACCGTCGATTTGCACAGCGGTAACCGCAGCACCACGAAGCGAAGACAACAGCACACGACGCAGCGCATTTCCTAAAGTCAAACCAAAACCACGCTCAAGAGGCTCTGCAATCACGCTCAAAACGTTCGGGTTACCATATGTCTGAAACTCAACCTTACTAGGTTTAATTAACTCCTGCCAGTTTTTCTGGATCATATTTTTATTCCTGTTCTTTAGTTCCGTTACCATTCAATCGCAACGGCCAGTGTGAACATCAGAGAAAGCCTCGATAACGAAAAACAATCTCAATCAAACGCGCCGTCTCTTCCTTGGACGACATCCATTATGAGGAATCGGCGTCACATCACGAATGGAAGTAATTACAAAACCAACAGATTGCAATGCCCGTAAAGCAGACTCGCGGCCCGCTCCAGGACCGCAAACCTCAACTTCCAGCGAACGCATACCATGTTCCTGCGCCTTTTTGGCACAATCCTCTGCCGCAACCTGAGCAGCAAAAGGCGTAGATTTACGCGACCCCTTAAACCCCTGAGCACCAGCAGATGACCAAGCAATCGCGTTTCCTTGAGCGTCTGTGATAGTGACCATAGTATTATTAAACGTCGAATTGATGTGCACAACACCCGACGAAATATTTTTGCGTTCGCGGCGGCGAATACGCGGGGCTTCCTTAGCCATAGCTATCCTTTCAACGATCTCTCCACCACCGTAACACCAGTGGCTCCACCTTATTTGCTTTTGATAAAAAACCTCAGCAAAAAACAAAATCCTATAAACAAAATAAAGATACTATTACTTCTTTTTACCAGCGATTGCCTTCGCAGGACCTTTACGCGTACGCGCATTCGTATGTGTACGCTGCCCACGGACAGGCAAGGAACGGCGATGACGTAATCCACGATAACAACCAAGATCCATCAAACGCTTAATACTCATTGCGACTTCACGGCGAAGATCCCCCTCAACTTGATAATCTTTGTCTATCGCCTCACGAATCTGCAGCACTTCCGCATCCGAGAGCTCATGCACGCGGCGTTCCGCAGGAATGCCAACTTTTTTGACAATTTCTTGAGCAAACTTCCGCCCAATCCCATGAATATATTGAAGCGCGATAACTACGCGCTTGTTAGTCGGAATATTGACACCCGCGATACGAGCCACGCCTATTCTCCTTGATTATATTGACCGCCAACTATAAAGCGCTTGATGCACCCCACGCCGAAAAAATAGCTCAGCCTCAAACGCGCTTTAAGCCCCATTATCTCACTGAAGTAAATTAAAATGGCTTTTGATAGATTTCACCAAAAAAGTCAACTCTTTTCATTTACTTCTCTAAAAAATTCCTTACCCAAAGAGTTCCTGAATAGTTCTGGACACCTCAAAGACAGAAGGCATCCCGTCAACGGTCCTCAGCAGCCCTTTATCGGAATAAAATTTCGATAAAGGAGCTGTTTTTTTACGATATTCAGTCAATCGCTTCGCAAAAACATCCGGATTATCATCTGAACGAACCTGTCCACCCAAAACTACTGTTTCCTGAACACGTTGTTTCATCCGTTCAATCAATGAATCTTCATCAGCAGAAAGCTCTATAACAGCATCAAGCCGCGCACCCTTTGACTGCAAAATCCTTTGTAATTCTTCTGCTTGTCCCACAGTACGCGGATATCCATCCAGTATAAAACCATTTGAACAGTCATTTTGGTCGATACGATCCGACACAATCTGATTAACAACATTGTCAGGCACTAAGACGCCCGATTCTACGATAAGCTTAGCTTTTTTGCCAATCTCTGTCTCTTTCATAACGACTTCGCGCAGCATATCACCCGTCGACAAGTGAGGAACATTATACCTCTCTGCCAACATCTTAGCTTGTGTACCTTTACCAGCTCCAGGGGGACCTAAAAGAATGATTCTCATCGGCTCCTTTTACCCCCACGGAGTTTTGATTTTTTGATCAACCCCTCATATTGATGCGCAACGAGGTGTCCCTGAATCTGAGCAACTGTATCAAGCGTAACGGTAACGACAATTAACAAAGATGTACCCCCGAGGTAAAAAGGAACATGAAAAGCCGACACCATAAACTCGGGTAATAAACAAACGA
Protein-coding sequences here:
- a CDS encoding adenylate kinase; this translates as MRIILLGPPGAGKGTQAKMLAERYNVPHLSTGDMLREVVMKETEIGKKAKLIVESGVLVPDNVVNQIVSDRIDQNDCSNGFILDGYPRTVGQAEELQRILQSKGARLDAVIELSADEDSLIERMKQRVQETVVLGGQVRSDDNPDVFAKRLTEYRKKTAPLSKFYSDKGLLRTVDGMPSVFEVSRTIQELFG
- the rpsM gene encoding 30S ribosomal protein S13, whose protein sequence is MARIAGVNIPTNKRVVIALQYIHGIGRKFAQEIVKKVGIPAERRVHELSDAEVLQIREAIDKDYQVEGDLRREVAMSIKRLMDLGCYRGLRHRRSLPVRGQRTHTNARTRKGPAKAIAGKKK
- a CDS encoding DNA-directed RNA polymerase subunit alpha; the encoded protein is MIQKNWQELIKPSKVEFQTYGNPNVLSVIAEPLERGFGLTLGNALRRVLLSSLRGAAVTAVQIDGVLHEFSSIPGVREDVTDIILNIKEIAIRMEEEGPKRIVVYKEGPGVVKAKDINIIGDMEILNPEHVICTLDEDAEIRMEFIVNTGKGYVPSDRNCIDDAPIGLIPVDSLFSPVRKVSYKVENTREGQVLDYDKLILTIETNGAVNGEDAVAFAARILQDQLSVFVNFEEPQKEAVEESASELAFNPALLKKVDELELSVRSANCLKNDNIVYIGDLIQKTESEMLRTPNFGRKSLNEIKEVLACMGLHLGMEIPAWPPENIDDLAKRYEDQY
- the rpsK gene encoding 30S ribosomal protein S11, with product MAKEAPRIRRRERKNISSGVVHINSTFNNTMVTITDAQGNAIAWSSAGAQGFKGSRKSTPFAAQVAAEDCAKKAQEHGMRSLEVEVCGPGAGRESALRALQSVGFVITSIRDVTPIPHNGCRPRKRRRV